In a genomic window of Mycolicibacter heraklionensis:
- a CDS encoding amidohydrolase family protein: MTAETPRPARIVDAHVHLWDPARTDWYPYLTPSAEQADLDMGDVSAMARRFDMSDYAAEAGDWNVEKVVNVAAATDWFSVDETLELDRRADEGGGPDAIIGGLPSTESVSESIAALDTQLAASRFRGVRRMGADRDSLPADEVLDALAERGLIFEFMARPDQLTAAARGLRNHGNLLVVVEHTGWPCDDSEAEYRRWQQGLRAMADVGPNVMCKLSGLAMPLGTMNAGAFTPWLEYAIATFGVDRCCFASNFPVDGLRGTLQQLWQTYSTVTAGLPAEARDKLFAGNAERIYRC; encoded by the coding sequence ATGACCGCCGAGACGCCGCGGCCCGCGCGCATTGTCGACGCGCATGTCCACCTGTGGGATCCGGCTCGCACCGATTGGTATCCCTATCTGACGCCGTCGGCCGAGCAGGCAGACCTCGACATGGGCGATGTCAGCGCCATGGCCCGTCGTTTCGACATGTCCGACTATGCCGCCGAGGCCGGCGACTGGAATGTCGAGAAGGTCGTCAATGTGGCCGCGGCGACGGACTGGTTCTCGGTCGACGAGACGCTGGAACTCGACCGACGCGCCGACGAGGGCGGCGGGCCGGACGCCATCATCGGCGGCCTGCCGTCAACCGAATCGGTGTCCGAGTCCATCGCGGCGTTGGACACCCAACTTGCGGCGTCACGCTTTCGCGGCGTCCGCCGAATGGGCGCCGACCGGGACTCGCTGCCGGCCGATGAGGTGCTCGATGCGCTGGCCGAGCGGGGCCTGATCTTCGAGTTCATGGCCCGTCCGGATCAGTTGACGGCCGCGGCACGGGGATTACGCAACCATGGCAATCTGCTCGTGGTCGTCGAGCACACCGGCTGGCCGTGTGACGATTCCGAGGCGGAGTACCGGCGGTGGCAGCAGGGGCTGCGGGCGATGGCCGATGTCGGTCCCAACGTCATGTGCAAGCTCTCCGGACTGGCCATGCCGCTCGGGACGATGAACGCCGGGGCGTTCACACCATGGCTGGAGTACGCAATCGCTACTTTCGGCGTGGACCGGTGTTGCTTTGCCAGCAATTTCCCCGTAGACGGCCTGCGCGGGACACTGCAGCAGCTCTGGCAGACGTACTCGACCGTCACCGCCGGGCTGCCGGCCGAGGCACGGGACAAGCTGTTCGCCGGCAATGCCGAACGGATCTACCGGTGCTGA
- a CDS encoding flavin-containing monooxygenase: MRPKPDKPTVAVIGAGPGGIAMGTALAAGDYEFAIFDRNDGFGGTWRKNTYPGAACDVPSHFYSFSFALNPWWSKTFANQPEILAYLEAVADDHGLRSHLIPNTSVSTLRWSDADDLWFVHTDDARTYQFDVVISAVGMLDVPNLPDIPGADSFRGRIFHSSAWDHSRSTAGERVASIGTGASAVQYVPAIARETEHLTVFQRTPIWVAPRPDEPFTPEQQQLFARHPEEARKLRNAACEQYEMADFAENARQTRDSTEMARKYLHRKIADPVLRAKLTPDYPVGCKRPLLSADWWPTFTLPNVTLETSPIVEFTTDGLRTADGAEHPADTVIYGTGFRAADYLSSLDVVGRGGARLREVWKDGAEAYLGTAIPGYPNLFTLYGPNTNGVTSIIHILEVQTAYVRQLLDSMSQRRLRSVEVRREVHTRYNAEIQAAMQGKVWLANCNNYYRHPSGKIVTQFPYSGMAFADLLRTVRLEDYHLSTADTTLTVI, encoded by the coding sequence GTGAGGCCGAAACCGGACAAGCCGACCGTGGCGGTCATCGGCGCGGGCCCGGGCGGCATCGCCATGGGTACCGCGCTGGCCGCCGGCGACTACGAGTTCGCCATCTTCGACCGCAATGACGGATTCGGTGGCACCTGGCGCAAAAACACCTACCCGGGAGCAGCATGCGATGTGCCGTCGCATTTCTATTCGTTCTCGTTTGCGCTCAACCCCTGGTGGAGCAAGACTTTCGCCAACCAGCCGGAGATCCTTGCCTACCTGGAAGCGGTGGCCGACGACCACGGTCTGCGCAGTCACCTGATCCCGAACACCAGCGTGAGCACACTGCGGTGGTCAGATGCCGACGACTTGTGGTTCGTACACACCGACGACGCGCGCACCTACCAGTTCGACGTGGTGATCAGTGCGGTCGGCATGCTCGACGTCCCCAACCTCCCCGACATCCCCGGGGCGGACAGCTTCCGAGGGCGGATATTCCACTCCTCGGCATGGGATCATTCCCGCTCCACCGCCGGGGAGCGGGTCGCATCGATCGGTACCGGTGCCAGTGCGGTTCAGTACGTTCCGGCGATTGCCCGGGAAACCGAGCACCTGACGGTCTTTCAGCGCACACCCATCTGGGTCGCGCCGCGGCCCGACGAACCGTTCACGCCGGAGCAGCAACAGCTGTTCGCGCGCCATCCCGAGGAGGCCCGCAAGCTCCGCAACGCCGCATGCGAGCAGTACGAAATGGCCGACTTCGCCGAGAATGCCCGCCAAACAAGGGATTCCACCGAGATGGCGCGCAAGTACCTGCACCGCAAGATCGCGGATCCGGTGCTGCGGGCGAAGCTGACTCCGGACTACCCGGTCGGGTGCAAGCGCCCGCTTCTGTCGGCGGACTGGTGGCCCACCTTCACCTTGCCCAACGTGACCCTGGAAACCTCGCCCATCGTCGAGTTCACCACCGACGGATTGCGTACCGCCGACGGCGCCGAACACCCGGCCGACACTGTCATCTACGGAACCGGTTTCCGGGCAGCCGACTACCTGAGCAGTCTCGATGTTGTCGGCCGCGGCGGGGCACGCCTGCGCGAGGTCTGGAAAGACGGCGCCGAGGCTTACCTGGGCACCGCAATCCCGGGTTATCCCAATCTGTTCACCCTGTACGGCCCGAACACCAACGGTGTCACCTCCATCATCCACATCCTGGAGGTCCAGACGGCCTATGTGCGGCAGCTGCTGGACTCGATGTCGCAACGCCGTCTGCGCAGCGTCGAGGTGCGACGCGAGGTGCACACCCGCTACAACGCCGAAATCCAGGCCGCGATGCAGGGCAAGGTGTGGCTGGCGAACTGCAACAACTACTACCGGCACCCGAGCGGCAAGATCGTCACCCAGTTCCCGTACAGCGGCATGGCGTTCGCGGATCTGCTCCGAACGGTCCGCCTCGAGGACTACCACTTGTCCACCGCCGACACGACACTGACCGTCATCTGA
- a CDS encoding metallophosphoesterase family protein: protein MDFFVADLHLAHPKLAAMRGFDTVAAHDSAVMASLYRLDPDTDALWVLGDICAGGVGSMHLALEQLATLRVPLHLVTGNHDPIHPMYRGGQKRFADYALVFASVQQMARTKIGGTSVLLSHFPYHGVPDRYSRKQFDQYQLPDLGGWLIHGHTHSDQRRSGERSICVGLEAWDLRPASADELAEEMSK, encoded by the coding sequence GTGGACTTCTTCGTTGCCGATCTGCACCTTGCGCACCCCAAGCTGGCGGCCATGCGCGGGTTTGACACGGTCGCAGCGCATGACTCGGCGGTGATGGCTTCGCTGTACCGGCTCGACCCCGACACCGACGCACTGTGGGTGCTGGGTGACATCTGCGCCGGCGGCGTTGGGAGCATGCACCTCGCCCTTGAGCAACTGGCGACGCTGCGAGTACCGCTCCACCTTGTGACGGGGAACCACGATCCGATCCACCCGATGTACCGCGGCGGACAGAAGCGTTTTGCCGACTACGCGCTGGTGTTCGCGAGCGTGCAACAGATGGCGCGGACCAAGATCGGCGGGACCAGCGTGCTGCTTTCGCATTTCCCATACCATGGCGTGCCGGACCGCTACTCGCGCAAGCAGTTTGACCAGTATCAGTTGCCTGACCTGGGCGGATGGCTGATCCACGGGCACACCCACTCGGATCAGCGGCGGAGCGGGGAACGCAGCATCTGTGTAGGCCTGGAGGCGTGGGATCTGCGGCCGGCGTCGGCTGACGAGTTGGCCGAGGAAATGTCGAAGTAG
- a CDS encoding TetR/AcrR family transcriptional regulator: MPAESEQSIRKRILDATFEVVARCGRRKLQILDVAATAGVSRPTVYRYFGSKEGLLDAFALYEQDNFAVGMAAATAGLRGIDRVNATLEFIVDYQFSHSLAMLVELEPEYSIAQMVRVLPIMEEGMRRVLSDENADIAAAAVVRIAVCHYLVGGGDRTSFLAELRHAAGLEPRRRRNSVGR, encoded by the coding sequence GTGCCCGCTGAGAGCGAGCAGTCCATCCGCAAACGGATCCTGGACGCCACCTTCGAGGTGGTGGCCCGCTGCGGCCGCCGCAAGCTGCAGATCCTGGACGTGGCCGCCACAGCAGGCGTGTCCCGGCCCACGGTTTATCGCTACTTCGGGTCGAAGGAGGGCCTGCTGGACGCCTTCGCACTCTACGAACAGGACAACTTTGCAGTTGGAATGGCTGCTGCCACAGCAGGTTTACGTGGCATCGACCGAGTCAATGCCACACTGGAGTTCATCGTCGACTATCAGTTCTCGCACTCGCTGGCCATGCTGGTCGAACTGGAGCCCGAATATTCGATCGCGCAGATGGTGCGGGTACTGCCGATCATGGAGGAGGGTATGCGCCGGGTGCTCTCCGACGAGAATGCCGATATCGCCGCGGCCGCCGTCGTGCGCATTGCCGTGTGCCATTACCTGGTCGGCGGCGGCGACCGCACCAGCTTCCTGGCCGAATTGCGCCATGCCGCCGGCCTCGAACCGCGCCGCCGGCGCAACTCAGTCGGCCGCTAG
- a CDS encoding VOC family protein, whose translation MRALHHTAIVTADIDVSLRFWRDGLGLTQLLDHTFTGDWKTLFGAETDTLRSIFLGDQAHPEAGIVELVQFLGGASVPGAGDPDPGPPRAGFFLVSLQRDVEATLPALAALGFSEGVRRISMPAPGGKRVAMAVITAPDGVLVELIGAPE comes from the coding sequence GTGCGCGCCCTTCACCACACCGCGATCGTCACCGCCGATATCGACGTGTCGCTGCGGTTCTGGCGGGACGGGCTGGGACTGACCCAGCTGCTCGACCACACCTTCACCGGGGATTGGAAGACATTGTTCGGCGCCGAAACCGACACGCTGCGTTCGATCTTCCTGGGCGACCAGGCCCACCCGGAAGCCGGGATCGTGGAACTCGTGCAGTTCCTCGGTGGAGCGAGCGTCCCTGGTGCCGGCGATCCGGACCCGGGTCCGCCCCGCGCCGGCTTCTTCCTGGTCTCGCTGCAACGTGACGTGGAAGCGACCTTGCCGGCGTTGGCGGCGCTGGGATTCAGCGAAGGAGTGCGACGGATATCCATGCCGGCACCCGGCGGGAAACGTGTGGCAATGGCGGTCATCACAGCACCCGACGGCGTTCTCGTCGAACTCATCGGAGCACCCGAATGA
- a CDS encoding metal-dependent hydrolase yields the protein MTDLVVRKIRWDFDATVPFLWQPANPNFGMFCNAFTFIAVPFERYLIKALRQAQPDFDRSPAVAAEADAFLRQEGQHAAAHRKHMAALIARYPGLERAYVDATAAFDDLIDGHPVQFHASYIANLEATFTPLFKVILDNRHSLFAGSDPRVAALMTWHFVEEIEHRSSGLILCNHLTPHRWYRARHIRHTFRHIGEIAAAIGRTIDEVVPAEERVVSAEELMSAALLVNEFKFRGPGGRRRRTRLSGPPTLFGSVPSGDLTRMVWRLALSQMPYHDPADQPLPDWAGTWMSEYDNGADMTVFSAE from the coding sequence ATGACGGATCTGGTGGTGCGAAAAATCCGTTGGGACTTCGACGCGACGGTGCCCTTTCTGTGGCAGCCGGCCAATCCCAACTTCGGGATGTTCTGTAACGCTTTCACCTTCATCGCAGTACCGTTCGAGCGTTACCTGATCAAGGCGCTCCGGCAGGCGCAGCCGGACTTCGACCGCTCGCCCGCGGTTGCGGCAGAGGCCGACGCATTCCTGCGGCAGGAGGGCCAGCACGCTGCGGCGCACCGCAAGCACATGGCGGCACTGATCGCCCGGTACCCAGGGCTGGAACGGGCCTACGTGGATGCCACCGCAGCGTTCGACGACCTGATCGACGGTCATCCGGTGCAGTTTCACGCCTCCTATATCGCGAATCTCGAAGCCACTTTCACGCCGTTGTTCAAAGTGATTCTGGACAACCGGCATTCGCTGTTCGCCGGGTCTGATCCGCGGGTCGCCGCGTTGATGACCTGGCATTTCGTCGAAGAGATCGAGCACCGCAGCTCTGGGCTCATCCTGTGTAACCACCTGACGCCCCACCGGTGGTACCGGGCTCGGCACATTCGCCACACGTTCCGGCATATCGGTGAGATAGCCGCCGCGATCGGGCGCACCATCGATGAGGTAGTGCCCGCCGAGGAGCGGGTGGTGTCGGCGGAAGAGCTCATGTCGGCAGCGCTGTTGGTCAACGAGTTCAAGTTCCGCGGGCCCGGCGGGCGCCGCCGTAGGACCCGATTGTCCGGGCCGCCAACGCTGTTCGGATCAGTGCCCTCCGGTGATCTGACGCGGATGGTCTGGCGGCTGGCGCTGTCTCAGATGCCGTATCACGATCCGGCGGATCAGCCGTTGCCGGACTGGGCGGGCACCTGGATGTCCGAATACGACAACGGTGCCGACATGACGGTCTTCTCCGCGGAATGA
- a CDS encoding SDR family NAD(P)-dependent oxidoreductase yields the protein MTDRQRVVAVTGGGGGIGAAIAQALGRAGDFVVTLDPLVSLDGSQTLPAPEQTTAVRIVAAGGTARASGVSVTDAAALQKLFTDLADEFGGLDAVVNVAGISRPTSYTTGSSRDWQDVLAVHLDGYRNVLCAAMPLMAAAGRGHILGVTSGSGWRSADTGAYGCAKRAVAALTWQLGRHAPDGVTVNAISPIAATRMVAVALAKTSTSVTGGLSLAAMPSPEDLGALAAHLVADDFATCQGRVLFAAGSEIAMIDEPRLIEAVRDTDLPHLLDTATSIALVPAETHQTTGGGGNARFGSILAEPAPAELPRPAAHTCAVAADSPAVASAVAGALGRRGVSVTTVDEPAGLAGIPALDAVVIASSSTPSTAAAPGWQRILDEHGDIVAQIHRDARWSRAVADLAIATNRPIRLVGLHDATTAGGRSRAQAAAQLARAGRQATDGLVLPFTISAESDAIPADFIAHLLCSQLTGDLAGAELVTGEGWFGLRNHPRPVGSISFGGPDVPPWFDTALQEVVQPR from the coding sequence GTGACCGACCGGCAACGGGTGGTCGCCGTCACCGGCGGTGGTGGCGGGATCGGCGCCGCGATCGCACAGGCGCTTGGGCGGGCCGGTGATTTCGTGGTGACCCTCGATCCGCTGGTCTCGCTGGACGGATCCCAGACCCTGCCGGCACCGGAACAGACGACCGCCGTCCGGATCGTCGCGGCCGGAGGCACTGCCCGCGCATCGGGAGTCTCGGTCACCGATGCGGCGGCGCTGCAGAAGTTGTTCACCGACCTGGCCGACGAGTTCGGCGGTCTCGACGCGGTGGTCAACGTCGCCGGCATCAGCCGCCCCACCAGCTACACCACCGGAAGCTCCCGCGACTGGCAGGATGTGCTCGCAGTCCACCTCGACGGGTATCGCAATGTGCTCTGTGCGGCAATGCCTTTGATGGCCGCCGCCGGCCGGGGACACATCCTGGGTGTCACGTCCGGGTCCGGCTGGCGCTCCGCGGATACCGGGGCCTACGGTTGCGCCAAACGCGCGGTCGCGGCACTCACCTGGCAGCTCGGACGACACGCGCCCGACGGTGTCACCGTCAATGCCATCTCCCCCATCGCCGCGACCCGGATGGTGGCCGTTGCACTGGCAAAGACCTCGACATCGGTCACCGGCGGGTTGTCACTGGCCGCCATGCCGTCCCCGGAGGACCTCGGCGCGCTCGCCGCGCATTTGGTCGCCGACGACTTCGCCACCTGCCAGGGTCGCGTGCTGTTCGCTGCGGGGTCGGAGATCGCGATGATCGACGAGCCGAGACTGATCGAGGCGGTCCGGGACACCGACCTGCCCCACCTTCTCGATACCGCGACCTCGATTGCGCTGGTACCGGCCGAGACTCACCAGACCACCGGTGGCGGCGGCAACGCCCGCTTCGGGTCGATCCTCGCTGAGCCCGCGCCCGCCGAACTACCACGCCCCGCCGCGCACACTTGTGCCGTGGCCGCGGACTCGCCGGCGGTGGCCTCGGCCGTTGCCGGGGCCCTGGGGCGCCGGGGTGTCTCGGTGACAACGGTCGACGAGCCTGCGGGGCTGGCCGGCATCCCCGCCCTCGACGCCGTCGTCATCGCCTCATCGAGCACGCCGTCCACGGCGGCGGCGCCGGGGTGGCAGCGCATCCTGGATGAGCACGGTGACATCGTGGCGCAGATCCACCGGGACGCCCGATGGAGCCGGGCGGTAGCCGACCTCGCGATCGCCACCAACCGCCCGATACGGCTGGTGGGCCTGCACGACGCCACCACCGCCGGTGGACGCAGCCGAGCTCAGGCAGCCGCCCAGCTGGCGCGGGCCGGACGCCAGGCCACCGACGGGCTGGTCCTGCCGTTCACCATCAGCGCCGAATCCGATGCCATCCCGGCGGATTTCATCGCTCATCTGCTGTGCAGTCAGCTCACCGGTGATCTGGCCGGCGCCGAACTGGTCACCGGCGAGGGATGGTTCGGCCTGCGCAACCACCCCCGGCCGGTCGGCAGCATCAGTTTCGGCGGGCCCGACGTCCCGCCGTGGTTCGACACGGCCCTTCAGGAAGTGGTGCAACCCCGATGA
- a CDS encoding SDR family NAD(P)-dependent oxidoreductase — protein MTAVVVGGASGIGEAVVSRLRSQGLTVTVWDLHDADFICDISDPGAVSAAMAQTVETVGCPDRFITCAGIGASGLLLEQPPEQWKRVLDVNLTGTWLAMRAGAAAMIDAGIGGSIIAVSSISGTLADRDMGAYCVSKAGLDMLVRVAAAEWGAHGIRVNAVGPGVTRTPMLARPEQLPGWVDGLTERTALGRLGAADDIAEAILGLLEMSWVTGQTLFADGGLALHSPIDAYGQMQRLTKKEQP, from the coding sequence ATGACCGCCGTCGTGGTCGGGGGAGCGTCCGGTATCGGAGAGGCGGTGGTGAGCCGGCTGCGCTCGCAGGGCCTGACGGTCACCGTGTGGGATCTCCACGATGCCGACTTCATCTGCGATATCAGTGATCCCGGCGCGGTCAGCGCAGCCATGGCGCAGACCGTCGAGACGGTGGGCTGCCCCGACCGGTTCATCACCTGCGCCGGAATCGGCGCGTCCGGACTGCTCCTCGAGCAGCCGCCCGAGCAGTGGAAGCGCGTGCTGGACGTCAATCTGACCGGGACGTGGCTGGCGATGCGCGCGGGCGCCGCAGCGATGATCGACGCCGGAATCGGCGGGTCGATCATCGCGGTGTCCAGCATCAGCGGAACGCTGGCGGACCGAGATATGGGCGCCTACTGCGTATCCAAAGCCGGTCTGGACATGCTGGTGCGGGTGGCGGCCGCCGAGTGGGGCGCACACGGGATCCGGGTCAACGCGGTGGGTCCCGGGGTCACCCGTACCCCGATGCTCGCCAGGCCGGAGCAGCTACCCGGCTGGGTCGATGGGCTGACCGAACGGACCGCGCTGGGAAGGCTCGGGGCCGCCGATGACATCGCCGAGGCGATCCTTGGCCTGCTCGAGATGTCCTGGGTGACCGGTCAGACGCTTTTCGCCGATGGCGGTTTGGCGCTGCACAGTCCCATCGACGCCTATGGGCAGATGCAAAGACTGACGAAGAAGGAGCAGCCATGA
- a CDS encoding flavin-containing monooxygenase: MSFDLEAVHAKYRAERDKRLVPGRAAIRDMTHDRRLAGFLTDPFTAWREREPVEDDPDVVILGGGIAGLLAGAQLRKAGVERIRIIDRAGGVGGTWYWNRYPGVMCDVESYQYLPLLEELDYIPTQRYAYGEEIRLHLQAVADRFDLVRDALFHTGIQRAVWHEDSGRWVIHTDRGDLLSARHYVVAAGILNLLKLPVVPGMDDFAGKAFHTARWDYGYTGGAPGAPLTGLADKAVALVGTGASGLQVLPPLAEAARQVFVFQRTPSAIGARDNRPTEPDFRHGLAPGWQKRRMDNFQSIMLGRPVDTDLTDDGWTKYYAAVQNPPRIPGAGIAEFLLNAERLDFDIMEQHRRRIDELVTDPEVAEQLKPYYRYLCKRPCFHDEYFDAFNRPNVTLISCPAGIRADHRARSGGRRPRVRRRLHRLWHRFRGGGDTPAAPRRPRHHRPQRHHPGREVGRRRRQPVRNDESRLPQYVRHAGAGPAIGGDRELHPTRGARS; the protein is encoded by the coding sequence ATGTCGTTCGACCTCGAAGCCGTACACGCCAAATACCGCGCGGAACGTGACAAGCGCCTGGTGCCCGGACGGGCCGCTATCCGTGACATGACCCACGATCGGCGACTCGCCGGTTTCCTGACCGACCCCTTCACCGCCTGGCGCGAGCGCGAACCGGTCGAGGACGATCCCGATGTCGTGATCCTGGGCGGCGGGATCGCCGGGCTGTTGGCGGGGGCTCAGCTACGCAAGGCCGGCGTGGAGCGCATCCGGATCATCGACCGGGCCGGCGGAGTCGGCGGCACCTGGTACTGGAACCGCTACCCGGGCGTGATGTGTGACGTGGAGTCCTATCAGTACCTGCCCCTGCTCGAGGAACTCGATTACATCCCGACCCAGCGCTACGCCTACGGCGAAGAGATCCGGCTGCACCTGCAGGCCGTCGCCGACCGGTTCGACCTGGTGCGCGATGCGCTCTTCCACACCGGGATCCAGCGTGCGGTGTGGCATGAGGACTCCGGCAGATGGGTGATACACACCGACCGGGGCGACCTGCTTTCCGCCCGCCACTACGTGGTGGCCGCCGGCATATTGAACCTGCTGAAGCTGCCGGTGGTTCCGGGGATGGACGACTTCGCCGGAAAGGCCTTCCACACGGCACGCTGGGATTACGGATACACCGGCGGCGCCCCCGGCGCCCCCCTCACCGGACTCGCCGACAAGGCTGTCGCGCTGGTCGGCACCGGCGCCAGCGGACTGCAGGTTCTCCCGCCGCTGGCCGAGGCCGCGCGGCAGGTATTCGTGTTCCAGCGCACCCCTTCGGCGATCGGAGCGCGGGACAACCGGCCGACCGAACCCGATTTTCGGCACGGTCTGGCGCCCGGTTGGCAGAAGCGGCGGATGGACAATTTTCAATCGATCATGCTGGGCCGGCCGGTGGATACCGATCTGACCGACGATGGATGGACGAAATACTATGCCGCGGTGCAGAATCCGCCTCGGATCCCGGGCGCGGGCATCGCCGAGTTCCTGCTCAACGCGGAACGACTCGATTTCGACATCATGGAGCAGCATCGGCGCCGAATCGATGAACTGGTCACCGATCCCGAGGTCGCCGAGCAGCTCAAGCCCTACTACCGCTACCTGTGCAAGCGCCCGTGCTTCCACGACGAGTACTTCGACGCCTTCAACCGGCCCAACGTGACGCTTATCAGCTGCCCTGCCGGTATCCGAGCGGATCACCGAGCGCGGTCCGGTGGTCGACGGCCGCGAGTTCGACGTCGACTGCATCGTCTATGGCACCGGTTTCGAGGCGGAGGTGACACCCCTGCCGCGCCGCGTCGGCCACGACATCATCGGCCGCAACGGCATCACCCTGGCCGAGAAGTGGGCCGACGGCGCCGCCAGCCTGTTCGGAATGATGAGTCAAGGCTTCCCCAATATGTTCGTCATGCCGGCGCCGGGCCAGCAATCGGTGGTGACCGTGAACTACACCCAACTCGCGGTGCTCGGAGCTGA
- a CDS encoding alpha/beta fold hydrolase: protein MPRVIFGDIDDVTRPLALLVHGFPDTPHTWRHLGPVLAGAGYRVAAPWLPGYHSPAAGPVSVGTYVQHILAERSVHRGDQRTVLIGHDWGANAGYGAVSSDPAAFRRFVALAVPPTAALGGGIFSYAQLKRSFYIWFIQQAGLAESVLLEPGFWESLWSDWSPGYDAGEDLEMLRRYVGPETIAGVLSPYRASFNAAFIDPGAVSEAAATLTVPPIPTLCLHGRRDGAIGADLLGDVTSYLPAGGSAFRMVEGAGHFLHLERPAEIAAEILAWLAAD from the coding sequence ATGCCACGGGTGATCTTCGGTGACATCGACGACGTGACCAGACCGTTGGCGCTCCTGGTACACGGATTTCCGGATACCCCGCACACATGGCGGCACCTCGGCCCGGTGCTCGCCGGCGCCGGCTACCGGGTGGCGGCACCCTGGCTGCCCGGATACCACAGCCCCGCTGCGGGTCCGGTCAGCGTGGGAACCTATGTGCAGCACATCCTCGCCGAACGTTCGGTGCACCGCGGTGACCAGCGGACCGTGCTCATCGGGCACGACTGGGGCGCCAACGCGGGATACGGCGCGGTGTCATCGGACCCCGCAGCGTTTCGCCGCTTTGTGGCACTGGCCGTGCCGCCGACGGCCGCGCTGGGCGGCGGCATCTTTTCCTACGCCCAGCTCAAGCGATCCTTCTACATTTGGTTCATCCAGCAGGCCGGGCTCGCGGAATCAGTGCTGCTGGAACCGGGTTTCTGGGAGTCCTTGTGGTCGGACTGGTCGCCCGGCTACGACGCCGGAGAGGACCTGGAGATGCTGCGCCGGTACGTCGGACCCGAGACCATCGCGGGCGTGCTCAGTCCGTACCGGGCATCCTTCAATGCGGCGTTCATCGACCCCGGCGCCGTGTCCGAGGCCGCAGCGACACTGACCGTGCCCCCGATACCCACGCTGTGCCTGCACGGCCGCCGCGACGGCGCGATCGGGGCCGACCTGCTCGGTGACGTGACGTCGTATCTACCCGCCGGGGGATCAGCGTTCCGGATGGTCGAGGGGGCGGGGCACTTCCTGCACCTGGAGCGTCCCGCCGAGATCGCCGCCGAGATCCTGGCCTGGCTAGCGGCCGACTGA
- a CDS encoding S1 family peptidase, protein MQFTRWRLTLTLALLLGVGLPAAPPAAAMVILGGGAVIIVDGNNYCTLTTIGRDRTGDVVGFTGAQCGGPGAAVTVAGTDATVGTVVAVNGDLRYAVIKFDVPDLIPVSDYAGIAINGLGPEPQFDSLVCKWGPADPGLCGRITTPFGPRVNLLAQFDHGDVGAPVTMDGLLVGMVYAGGVTLGSRYSLPRALTYLTKFSAILDDVNAGDGPGSGFVPIGS, encoded by the coding sequence TTGCAGTTCACTCGTTGGCGGCTCACTCTTACCCTCGCGCTGCTCCTGGGCGTCGGGCTACCTGCCGCCCCGCCCGCGGCCGCGATGGTGATCTTGGGCGGTGGGGCCGTCATCATCGTGGACGGCAACAACTACTGCACCTTGACCACGATCGGACGCGACCGGACCGGTGACGTGGTGGGTTTCACCGGAGCGCAGTGCGGAGGACCAGGGGCAGCCGTCACGGTCGCGGGAACAGACGCCACCGTCGGCACCGTCGTCGCCGTCAACGGCGACCTTCGCTACGCGGTGATCAAGTTCGACGTGCCCGACCTGATCCCGGTGTCTGACTACGCCGGTATTGCGATCAACGGTTTAGGCCCAGAACCGCAGTTCGATTCGCTCGTATGCAAGTGGGGACCTGCCGACCCTGGTCTCTGTGGTCGCATCACTACCCCCTTCGGGCCACGGGTGAACCTGTTGGCGCAATTTGACCACGGTGACGTGGGCGCTCCGGTAACCATGGACGGCCTGCTGGTCGGCATGGTCTACGCGGGCGGCGTGACACTGGGCAGCAGGTATTCGCTTCCGAGGGCGCTCACGTACTTGACGAAATTCAGTGCGATTCTCGACGATGTCAACGCCGGCGACGGGCCAGGCAGCGGATTCGTCCCCATCGGCAGCTGA